In Geminocystis sp. NIES-3709, a single genomic region encodes these proteins:
- a CDS encoding four helix bundle protein, with protein sequence MIEVKSYRDLTVWQKSMDLVVRCYQLTSQFPKTEIYGLSSQIQRAAVSIPANIAEGKGRNHLGDYIRHLSIENGSLKELETHLMIVGRLGYIKQEELKILLNKCEEIGRMLHSLMSKLSQKKK encoded by the coding sequence ATGATTGAAGTAAAAAGTTATCGAGATTTAACAGTTTGGCAAAAATCAATGGATTTGGTGGTGAGATGTTATCAATTAACTTCTCAATTTCCCAAAACTGAAATTTATGGGTTAAGTAGTCAAATACAAAGAGCGGCGGTTTCAATTCCTGCAAACATTGCAGAAGGAAAAGGAAGAAATCATTTGGGAGATTATATCCGTCATCTTTCAATTGAGAATGGTTCACTCAAAGAACTAGAAACTCATTTGATGATTGTTGGGCGATTAGGCTATATCAAACAGGAAGAATTAAAAATCCTATTAAACAAATGTGAAGAAATTGGCAGAATGTTACATAGTTTAATGTCAAAACTAAGTCAAAAGAAAAAATAG
- a CDS encoding ATP synthase subunit I: MSNSDSTPLTTIDQPNEVESNIPEQKGDSMKEFYQLRNNLLISTISISVVSFILVWCFYSLNTSLNYLLGACFSLVYVNMLAREVEKIGKSKKKIGATRLAIFVGLIIVATQREQLQVIPVFLGFMTYKAAILFYILPSSLLGNLNKSEKNG, translated from the coding sequence GTGAGCAATTCCGACTCTACTCCCCTAACCACGATCGATCAACCTAACGAAGTTGAGAGTAATATACCAGAACAAAAAGGAGATTCCATGAAAGAGTTTTATCAACTCCGAAATAATCTCTTGATAAGCACTATTTCGATCTCTGTAGTTAGCTTTATCTTAGTATGGTGTTTTTATAGCTTAAATACTAGCCTAAATTACCTATTGGGAGCTTGTTTTAGCTTAGTTTATGTGAATATGTTGGCGAGGGAAGTAGAAAAGATAGGTAAATCAAAAAAAAAGATTGGTGCTACACGACTCGCTATTTTCGTTGGTTTAATTATTGTTGCCACTCAAAGGGAACAATTACAAGTGATTCCGGTTTTTCTCGGTTTCATGACTTACAAAGCCGCTATTCTTTTTTATATTTTACCCAGTAGTTTATTGGGCAATCTAAATAAATCAGAGAAAAATGGCTAA